Below is a genomic region from Fusobacterium nucleatum.
TCTCTATTTTCATCTTTAATTTATAAAATTTTATATACCTTTAACAATTTTATCAATCTCTATTGCAGTTTTTAAAATTTCTTCTAAATCTTTTAAATACAACATATTTGGTCCATCAGATTTTGCTTCTGCTGGGTTTGGATGAACTTCTGCAAATATTGCATCAACACCAATAGCTAGGCCTGCTCTTAAAAGTGGATATACATATTCTCTATCTCCTGATGTAGCAGTTCCAAGTCCACCAGGTTTTTGAACTGAATGTGTTACATCAAAAACAACTGGATAATTAAACTTTCTCATCTCAAGTAAACTTCTCATATCTACTACCATATTATTATAACCAAATGTACTTCCTCTTTCACATAGCATTATACTTTTATTTCCAGATTCTTCCATTTTAATAACTATATTTTTCATATCCCAAGGTGCTAAAAATTGTCCTTTTTTAATATTTACTGCTTTACCTGTTTCAGCAGCAGCTATTAATAAATCTGTTTGTCTACATAAAAATGCTGGTATCTGTAAAATATCTGCTACTTTTGCAACTTCTTTACATTGCCAAGCTTCATGTACATCTGTGATAACAGGAACATTAAATTTTTCTTTTGTTCTAGCAAGCATTTTCATTCCTTCTTCTAATCCTGGTCCTCTATATGAATATATAGAAGAACGATTAGCTTTATCAAAAGAAGCCTTAAAGATATATTCAATTCCTAATCTATCACAAGTTTCTTTTATTCTTCCTGCGACCTCATCCATTAGTTCTTGAGATTCCATAACACAAGGTCCAGCAATTAGAACAAATCTTTTCTTTCCACCAAATATAATATTTCCAACCTTTACTTTATTTACATCATTAATTAACATTTTCCACCATCTTTCTTCTAACAATTTCTCTTCTTGCAATTTCTTTATCATCAAAATGCCATTTTTTAGTCCCAATTATATGATATGTTTCATGTCCTTTACCTGTAATTAGTATTATATCATTTTTTTCTGCTATATTAATAGCTAACTTTATTGCTTTTTCTCTATCAGGTTCAAAGAAATAATCATCTGATTTTATAAAACCTTTTTTTACATCATCAAATATTTGTTCAGGAGATTCTGTTCTTGGATTATCAGAAGTAAGTATTACAATATCTGATAAGTCTTCTGCTGCCTTTGCCATTATAGGTCTTTTTGTCCTGTCTCTATCTCCACCACAACCAAAGATTGTTATTATTCTGCTTCCATTTTTAATATTTCTAGCTGCTACTATTACATTTACCAAGGCATCAGGTGTATGTGCATAATCTACTATTACTTTGTAATCTTGCCCACAATCTAAGGCTTCAAATCTTCCAGGGGCTGCTTTTATAGTTGAAACTCTTTTTAAAATTTCTTCCATACTAATACCAATTTTCAAAGCAATTCCAATAGCTCCTAAGGTATTATATAAATTAAAATCCCCTAATAATGAAAATTTAACTTTTTCAATTTGATTTTTATATTTTATATCTATATAGCCATCATCTAAATAATCTCCTTCTAAATTTCCACCATCTATTCCATAAGAAATTATTTCAGAATTACCAACTATAAATTCATCATATAATCTTTTTCCATATTCGTCATCAACATTAATTACAGAATTATTTATATCTTTCAATTTTAAAAATAATTTTCTTTTAGCTTGAAAATAATTTTCCATAGTTAAATGATAATCTAAATGGTCCTGAGTTAAATTAGTAAATAGTGCATAATCAAAATCAAGCACTTCAACTCTACCTATTTCAAGAGAATGTGAACTTACCTCCATTACAACATATTCAATTTTTTTCTTTAAAGTCTTATCAAAAATTTTGATTAAATCAAGAGATTCAGGAGTAGTATTAACTGCTTCAAATACTTCATCCCCTATTTTGTATTCTATTGTTCCTATACGAGTTATTGGAGTATCCCCCATTAATTTTTCTATCATATAAGTTGATGAAGTCTTACCATTTGTTCCTGTAACACCAATAATTTTTAACTTTCTTTGAGGCCATTCATAGAAATTTGAAGCAATATATCCAAGTTTATGTCTTATATCTTCTATTAAAACATAACTGACATTATGTTTCAGCTCAACTTTTTTACTAACAATTATACAAGTAGCACCATTTTTTACTGCACTATCTATATAGTTATGCCCATCAACATTAGCTCCTTCAAATGCTACAAATATATAATTTTCTTTTATTTTTCTTGAATCATATTCAATACCATCATATTTTCTATCTAAATTTACATCTCTTAAAACTTTATATTCTATTCCTGAAAAAATATTCATTATATCTCCTTATTTTCTATTTGCCAGTCAACTTCTTTTTCACCTAAATTTTTTAAAATTCTATTTGCTTCACTAAAATGTTTACAACCAAAGAATCCTTTATTTGCTGAAAGTGGGCTAGGGTGCACTCCTTTTAAAATATAGTGCTTATTAGTATCTATAAATTTTTCTTTAGATTTAGCATTATTCCCCCATAAAATAAATATTATTGGTTTTTCCCTTTCATTTAATGATTTTATTACATTGTCTGTAAAAGTTTGCCAACCTATCCCCGAATGTGAATTAGCCTGGCTATCTCTAACTGTTAAGGTAGTATTTAAAAGTAACACTCCTTGTTTTGCCCATTTTTCAAGAAAACCATTATTTGGAATGTATAGTCCTAAATCATCTTGTAATTCTTTATACATATTTACAAGTGATGGTGGGGTTTTTATTCCATAATTTACAGAAAATGCTAATCCATGTGCTTGTCCTCTCTGATGATATGGATCCTGCCCCAGAAGTACAACTTTTACCTCTGAATAAGGAGTAAGAAAAAAGGCATTTAGTATATCTCTTTTTGGAGGATAAACTGTATAATTTTTATATTCCTCTTCAAGAGTTTCTTTTAACTTTACAAAATATTCTTTTTCAAATTCTTCTTCTAAAATTTCTTTCCAATCATTATTAATTTTTGACATATTCCCTCACTTTCTTCTATAATTAAAAATAAAATCTTTCCATAATTTTGTATTTTCACAATTAGGATTTATCCCTATTCCCTTTGTATAAAATGTTAACCACTGCCAGTCCTCTCCACCAACACAGCCAACTTTTGACCAATTGCTTAATAATTCTTTAAAATTATTTGCTAAATAGTAACCATGTCCATCTCCATCATCATGGCTTAAATATGCTATCTTTCCATAGTTTTCTTTTTCTAATTCAATAGCAAGATAGTCTCCATTTCCAACTTCAAAATAAAAAGGAAGGAAAATCTCCTTCCTTATTTTATCATATAAATACAATATTCAATAATTATTTATCATCTAATTCTTGAAAAATTTTCATTTTTTCATCCACATCTTTATTATGATGTTGTAAACATAATTTTGCCAATTCA
It encodes:
- a CDS encoding uracil-DNA glycosylase encodes the protein MSKINNDWKEILEEEFEKEYFVKLKETLEEEYKNYTVYPPKRDILNAFFLTPYSEVKVVLLGQDPYHQRGQAHGLAFSVNYGIKTPPSLVNMYKELQDDLGLYIPNNGFLEKWAKQGVLLLNTTLTVRDSQANSHSGIGWQTFTDNVIKSLNEREKPIIFILWGNNAKSKEKFIDTNKHYILKGVHPSPLSANKGFFGCKHFSEANRILKNLGEKEVDWQIENKEI
- a CDS encoding UDP-N-acetylmuramoyl-L-alanyl-D-glutamate--2,6-diaminopimelate ligase, encoding MNIFSGIEYKVLRDVNLDRKYDGIEYDSRKIKENYIFVAFEGANVDGHNYIDSAVKNGATCIIVSKKVELKHNVSYVLIEDIRHKLGYIASNFYEWPQRKLKIIGVTGTNGKTSSTYMIEKLMGDTPITRIGTIEYKIGDEVFEAVNTTPESLDLIKIFDKTLKKKIEYVVMEVSSHSLEIGRVEVLDFDYALFTNLTQDHLDYHLTMENYFQAKRKLFLKLKDINNSVINVDDEYGKRLYDEFIVGNSEIISYGIDGGNLEGDYLDDGYIDIKYKNQIEKVKFSLLGDFNLYNTLGAIGIALKIGISMEEILKRVSTIKAAPGRFEALDCGQDYKVIVDYAHTPDALVNVIVAARNIKNGSRIITIFGCGGDRDRTKRPIMAKAAEDLSDIVILTSDNPRTESPEQIFDDVKKGFIKSDDYFFEPDREKAIKLAINIAEKNDIILITGKGHETYHIIGTKKWHFDDKEIARREIVRRKMVENVN
- the kdsA gene encoding 3-deoxy-8-phosphooctulonate synthase: MLINDVNKVKVGNIIFGGKKRFVLIAGPCVMESQELMDEVAGRIKETCDRLGIEYIFKASFDKANRSSIYSYRGPGLEEGMKMLARTKEKFNVPVITDVHEAWQCKEVAKVADILQIPAFLCRQTDLLIAAAETGKAVNIKKGQFLAPWDMKNIVIKMEESGNKSIMLCERGSTFGYNNMVVDMRSLLEMRKFNYPVVFDVTHSVQKPGGLGTATSGDREYVYPLLRAGLAIGVDAIFAEVHPNPAEAKSDGPNMLYLKDLEEILKTAIEIDKIVKGI